From a region of the Methanobacterium sp. genome:
- a CDS encoding histidine--tRNA ligase gives MEISRPRGTRDFLSKEMKQRKHVENTLKKVFENYGYGEIKTPIFEDLTLFTEKSGEAIKEEIYHFKDKKKRDLALRPELTAPVARLYLNELQKHVKPIKMYYFGSCFRYERPQAGRFRQFWQLGCELIGGKSPEAEAEVITMAAHCLDEIGLKDYEFHIGSLGIIRSLLNDAGISGEEQGQIMGLVDKGDVEELQKFLNNMETSASLKEILLQLIEIKGHNEVIDEVKNIIKNCDEAYNALNDLENLLNHLEAFGFSNYIVNMGIARGLDYYTGIVFEIYVHGLGAQKQISGGGTYNLIEIFGGEQVESTGFAFGFDRVMEALKKQDVVIPVENNVDVFVAPFSDDMRKESFKITQNLRRNGISADVDLARKKIKKVLAYADNLGVKYVVLVGARDIADGKVALKDMESGDQELIDLDRLSQELMDKIQG, from the coding sequence ATGGAAATATCAAGACCCCGAGGAACACGCGATTTTCTATCTAAGGAAATGAAACAGAGAAAACACGTAGAAAACACACTAAAAAAAGTATTCGAAAATTATGGGTATGGTGAAATAAAAACACCAATATTTGAAGATTTAACACTTTTTACTGAAAAATCAGGAGAAGCAATTAAAGAAGAAATATATCACTTTAAAGACAAGAAAAAAAGAGATTTAGCTCTTAGACCTGAGCTTACAGCTCCTGTCGCACGACTTTATCTTAATGAACTTCAAAAACATGTAAAACCAATAAAAATGTACTATTTTGGGAGTTGTTTTAGGTATGAACGGCCTCAAGCAGGTAGATTTAGGCAGTTCTGGCAATTAGGCTGTGAACTAATTGGAGGGAAATCTCCAGAAGCTGAAGCAGAAGTTATAACTATGGCTGCACACTGCCTTGACGAAATTGGCCTGAAAGATTACGAATTCCATATCGGAAGCTTAGGCATCATCAGAAGTCTATTAAACGACGCAGGCATTTCTGGGGAAGAACAGGGACAAATAATGGGTTTAGTAGATAAGGGTGATGTCGAGGAACTTCAAAAGTTTTTAAATAATATGGAAACTTCTGCATCACTTAAAGAAATTCTATTACAGCTAATTGAAATTAAGGGACATAATGAAGTGATAGATGAAGTTAAAAATATTATTAAAAATTGTGACGAGGCCTATAATGCATTAAATGACCTTGAAAACTTATTAAACCACCTTGAAGCATTTGGGTTTTCTAATTACATTGTAAATATGGGAATAGCACGTGGACTGGATTATTACACTGGAATTGTATTTGAAATTTATGTACATGGGCTGGGAGCACAAAAACAAATAAGTGGTGGAGGAACATATAATTTAATAGAAATATTTGGCGGTGAGCAAGTTGAATCCACTGGATTTGCATTTGGCTTTGACAGGGTTATGGAAGCCCTTAAAAAGCAAGATGTGGTGATTCCAGTTGAAAATAATGTAGATGTATTTGTTGCCCCATTTTCAGATGATATGAGGAAAGAATCATTTAAAATAACTCAAAATCTAAGAAGGAACGGAATTTCGGCAGATGTAGACCTTGCAAGGAAAAAAATCAAAAAAGTTTTAGCATATGCAGATAATTTAGGAGTTAAATATGTTGTTTTGGTTGGTGCAAGGGATATTGCAGATGGAAAAGTAGCTTTGAAGGATATGGAATCTGGAGATCAGGAATTAATCGATCTTGACAGATTATCTCAAGAATTAATGGATAAGATCCAGGGATGA
- a CDS encoding TatD family hydrolase, whose protein sequence is MENIIITDNHIHVDPINGEGPLEVAKKFRRAGGNVMIIPNKPTWTVGKSCSFKDAMELVIKYVNEINENTDVRAFAVVGAHPAELSRLIKEGIKLKKAEQMMKDAFKTAQMLITEGKAIGIGEIGRPHYEVSPEELQIHNNLILYAMELAADADCAIQLHTESAAEEQFLEFAEIADKAGLARYKVIKHFSGPLVNKEENHSLTPSLIATRDVVTKGLKKGNGFLMETDYLDMKSRPGAVLGPKTVPRRTNELLRNETMTEDDAYKIHVETVKKVYGIDID, encoded by the coding sequence ATGGAAAATATCATAATAACAGACAATCATATACATGTTGATCCTATTAATGGCGAAGGACCACTGGAGGTTGCAAAAAAATTCCGGAGAGCTGGCGGAAATGTGATGATCATTCCCAACAAGCCAACATGGACAGTGGGGAAATCATGCAGCTTCAAAGATGCAATGGAACTTGTTATTAAATATGTAAATGAAATAAATGAAAATACAGATGTACGTGCTTTTGCTGTTGTGGGTGCCCATCCAGCAGAACTTTCAAGACTCATAAAAGAAGGGATAAAACTTAAAAAAGCAGAACAAATGATGAAAGATGCATTTAAAACTGCGCAAATGTTAATTACAGAAGGCAAAGCCATTGGAATTGGTGAAATTGGACGGCCACATTATGAAGTTTCTCCTGAAGAGCTTCAAATACATAATAATCTTATTTTATATGCAATGGAACTTGCAGCAGATGCTGATTGTGCCATACAGCTCCACACAGAAAGTGCTGCTGAAGAACAATTTTTAGAATTTGCAGAAATAGCAGATAAAGCCGGTTTAGCCAGATATAAAGTTATAAAACATTTTTCGGGCCCATTAGTCAATAAAGAAGAGAACCATAGTTTAACACCCTCTTTAATTGCAACAAGAGATGTTGTTACCAAAGGTTTAAAAAAAGGAAATGGTTTTTTGATGGAAACAGATTATCTGGATATGAAAAGTCGTCCAGGTGCAGTTCTCGGTCCAAAAACAGTTCCAAGACGTACCAATGAACTTTTAAGGAATGAAACAATGACTGAAGATGATGCTTATAAAATCCATGTTGAAACTGTAAAAAAAGTGTATGGCATTGATATTGATTAA
- the hisI gene encoding phosphoribosyl-AMP cyclohydrolase, giving the protein MDIGESNLNFRHKIGDQDLIIAIAQDYKSNKVLMVAYMNREAFQKTVETKKAHYWSTSRQKLWLKGESSGNFQNVKEIYVDCDEDAVLIKISQKGGACHEGYESCFFRKLENNKLEVVGKKVFNPDEVYKS; this is encoded by the coding sequence ATGGATATTGGAGAATCTAATTTAAATTTCAGGCATAAAATAGGGGATCAGGACCTTATTATAGCCATAGCTCAAGATTATAAAAGCAATAAAGTTCTTATGGTGGCTTATATGAATCGTGAAGCTTTCCAAAAAACAGTAGAAACCAAAAAAGCCCATTATTGGAGTACGTCACGCCAAAAATTATGGCTTAAAGGTGAAAGCTCCGGAAACTTCCAAAATGTTAAAGAAATTTATGTTGACTGTGATGAAGATGCAGTCCTTATAAAAATCAGCCAAAAAGGCGGCGCTTGCCATGAAGGGTATGAATCATGTTTTTTCAGGAAACTGGAAAATAATAAGTTAGAGGTAGTTGGAAAAAAGGTTTTTAACCCTGATGAAGTTTATAAAAGCTAA
- the tadA gene encoding Flp pilus assembly complex ATPase component TadA → MRIVPDTSVIVDGRITKIVQKEEFKGCEVVIPEAVVSELENQANRGRETGFNGLEELKNLQNLYSEGAIDLIYVGKRPTLEQISLARGGEIDAMIRDTAQDNEATLITSDKVQTEVAKAQGLDVMYMQPEMLEYKDLELTKFFDENTMSVHLKEDVIPMAKKGTPGNIKLVKIGSKPIKYHQIESMAREIVERTKSDFKSFIEIEMEGATVVQFREYRISIARPPFSDGFEITVVRPVAKVSLSNYRLPDKLIERLRERAKGVLIAGPPGAGKTTFAQAIAEFYSRDLNSVVKTMESPRDLQVGAEITQYAPLERSMEKTADILLLVRPDYTIYDELRKTRDFRIFADMRLAGVGMIGVVHATRPIDAIQRVIGRVELGIIPSIVDTTIFINEGNVAAVYDVSLTVKVPSGMLEADLARPVIEIKDFDTGDLVNEIYTYGEQTIVMEVGETSYEKTPVQKIAEREIIKEIKKTVPKAHIEVEMKSDKRATVWMDEEHIPRLIGKKGKTIDEVEKRIGISIGVEPFKAPQIGEKFGVDVEIAGNYVVLNFGKDAIGTPFDILVDKEYLFTATVGKKGTIKIKKDIELATIILEALKNGINIEARIRNE, encoded by the coding sequence ATGAGAATAGTTCCAGATACCAGCGTAATTGTAGATGGGAGAATAACCAAAATAGTTCAAAAAGAAGAATTTAAGGGTTGTGAAGTTGTAATCCCTGAAGCAGTTGTATCTGAATTAGAAAATCAGGCTAACAGGGGAAGAGAAACAGGATTCAACGGTTTAGAAGAATTAAAGAACTTACAGAATTTATACAGTGAAGGTGCCATTGATTTAATTTATGTTGGGAAAAGACCAACACTAGAGCAGATATCTCTTGCAAGAGGCGGAGAAATAGATGCTATGATAAGAGATACGGCTCAAGATAATGAAGCAACATTAATAACAAGTGATAAAGTCCAGACAGAGGTTGCAAAGGCACAGGGACTTGATGTAATGTATATGCAACCTGAAATGCTGGAATATAAAGACCTGGAACTAACTAAATTTTTTGATGAAAATACAATGTCTGTCCATTTAAAGGAAGATGTAATTCCAATGGCCAAGAAAGGAACTCCTGGAAACATTAAACTTGTTAAAATAGGTTCTAAACCCATTAAATATCATCAAATAGAAAGTATGGCCCGAGAAATTGTAGAAAGAACAAAAAGTGATTTTAAAAGTTTTATTGAGATAGAAATGGAAGGCGCAACTGTTGTTCAATTTAGAGAATACAGGATATCCATTGCTAGACCTCCATTTTCTGATGGATTTGAAATAACTGTAGTGAGGCCAGTTGCAAAAGTATCTTTAAGTAATTACAGGCTTCCAGATAAACTTATTGAAAGATTAAGGGAAAGAGCAAAGGGAGTATTAATTGCAGGACCTCCTGGAGCCGGTAAAACCACATTTGCTCAAGCTATTGCAGAATTTTACAGCAGAGACTTAAATTCCGTTGTTAAAACAATGGAATCTCCAAGAGACCTTCAAGTTGGAGCAGAAATAACTCAGTATGCACCATTAGAACGTAGCATGGAAAAAACAGCAGATATACTGCTTTTAGTCCGTCCAGATTACACTATTTATGATGAATTAAGAAAAACAAGGGATTTCAGGATATTTGCAGACATGAGGCTTGCAGGAGTGGGAATGATAGGTGTTGTGCACGCCACAAGACCAATAGATGCAATTCAAAGAGTAATTGGAAGGGTAGAGCTTGGAATAATTCCCTCAATTGTTGATACAACCATATTCATTAATGAGGGGAATGTTGCAGCAGTCTACGATGTTTCTCTTACAGTAAAAGTTCCAAGCGGAATGTTAGAAGCGGATCTTGCAAGGCCAGTCATAGAAATCAAAGATTTTGACACAGGAGACCTTGTAAATGAAATTTACACATATGGTGAACAGACAATTGTTATGGAAGTTGGAGAAACTTCTTATGAAAAAACTCCTGTCCAAAAGATTGCAGAGCGCGAAATAATAAAAGAAATCAAAAAAACAGTTCCTAAAGCCCATATTGAAGTTGAAATGAAATCAGATAAACGTGCAACAGTTTGGATGGATGAAGAACACATCCCGCGATTAATTGGTAAAAAAGGAAAAACCATAGATGAAGTTGAAAAAAGAATAGGTATAAGCATAGGTGTTGAACCATTTAAAGCCCCTCAAATCGGGGAAAAATTTGGAGTTGATGTTGAAATTGCAGGAAATTATGTGGTTTTAAACTTTGGCAAAGACGCTATTGGCACACCATTTGATATTTTAGTGGATAAAGAATATTTATTTACAGCTACAGTTGGTAAAAAAGGAACAATTAAAATTAAAAAAGATATAGAACTTGCAACCATAATATTAGAAGCCCTTAAAAATGGAATAAACATTGAAGCAAGAATAAGGAATGAATAA
- the aroE gene encoding shikimate dehydrogenase: MITGKTNVVGIIGNPVEHSMSPIMHNAAFKYLNMDYVYIPFLVDKNRLSTAIMGAKSLNIKGLNVTIPHKTDVIKYLDSLDTAAELIGAVNTIKFTGDHAKGYNTDGIGAVNAIEEIKSVKNKKIVVLGAGGAARAVSFQILLNGADKLVIANRTPENALDLQKDIIEKLDGNVECIGLGKKLENHLLNADILINTTPIGMYPNIDQEPLVKSNMMHENLVVNDLVYNPLKTGLLVEAQKAGAIPLSGIKMLIYQGMASFKIWTDINPPFDVFKKALDQI, translated from the coding sequence ATGATAACTGGTAAAACAAATGTTGTAGGAATAATAGGCAACCCTGTAGAACACAGTATGTCCCCCATAATGCATAATGCTGCTTTTAAATATTTAAACATGGATTATGTTTATATACCCTTTTTAGTGGATAAAAATAGGCTTAGTACTGCAATAATGGGTGCAAAGTCTTTAAATATAAAAGGACTTAATGTAACAATCCCACACAAAACAGATGTAATAAAATATTTAGATTCACTTGATACTGCAGCAGAACTTATTGGGGCAGTAAACACCATAAAATTCACTGGTGATCATGCAAAAGGTTATAATACAGATGGTATCGGTGCTGTAAATGCTATTGAAGAAATAAAAAGTGTTAAAAATAAAAAAATAGTCGTATTAGGTGCAGGCGGTGCAGCGCGGGCAGTTTCTTTCCAAATATTATTAAATGGTGCTGATAAGCTGGTGATTGCAAATAGAACTCCAGAAAATGCATTAGATCTTCAAAAAGATATTATTGAAAAGCTTGATGGAAATGTGGAATGTATTGGTCTTGGTAAAAAGCTTGAAAATCATCTTTTAAATGCAGATATTCTAATAAATACCACCCCTATTGGGATGTATCCTAATATTGATCAAGAGCCATTAGTTAAGTCCAATATGATGCATGAAAATCTGGTTGTAAATGATCTTGTTTATAATCCTCTTAAAACAGGATTATTAGTTGAGGCTCAAAAAGCTGGAGCAATACCATTATCTGGAATTAAAATGTTGATTTATCAGGGCATGGCATCATTTAAAATATGGACAGATATTAATCCTCCATTTGATGTTTTTAAAAAGGCATTAGATCAAATCTAA
- a CDS encoding RNA ligase partner protein produces the protein MPVKQRFVLDTTAFTDNKLRDEFGEGQLTNTANFLIDLIAESRIKLNMSCHMPPITYKELVDYLGRYECPEEVLVKAETWIVKKSPNRYDTKIPSEIFYEYVQDMRERMNKGMRISENAIWESAAESMVMLSRGEKKSDIELNIVGNAIKDFRKKYRAALRKGTLDSAPDLDVLLLAKELGAGVVAADEGIKVWAERLGLRFLSAKSFPKMVNEYLKYYELKNP, from the coding sequence ATGCCTGTAAAACAGAGGTTTGTTTTGGATACAACTGCATTTACAGATAATAAGCTTAGAGATGAATTTGGGGAAGGCCAACTGACAAATACTGCTAATTTTTTAATAGATTTAATTGCAGAATCAAGAATAAAGCTTAATATGAGCTGTCACATGCCTCCAATTACTTATAAAGAACTTGTAGATTATCTGGGAAGGTATGAATGTCCTGAAGAGGTGCTGGTAAAGGCTGAAACATGGATTGTAAAAAAATCTCCCAATAGATATGATACTAAAATACCCTCAGAAATATTCTATGAGTATGTGCAGGACATGAGAGAAAGAATGAACAAGGGCATGAGAATATCTGAGAATGCAATATGGGAGTCTGCTGCAGAGTCCATGGTAATGTTATCTAGAGGCGAAAAAAAGTCAGATATTGAATTAAATATTGTTGGAAATGCAATAAAAGACTTTAGAAAAAAATATCGGGCAGCTTTAAGGAAAGGAACTCTTGACAGCGCTCCTGATCTGGATGTTTTGCTTCTTGCCAAAGAATTAGGTGCAGGGGTTGTAGCAGCTGATGAAGGAATAAAAGTTTGGGCTGAAAGACTTGGACTAAGATTTTTAAGTGCTAAATCATTTCCAAAGATGGTAAATGAATATTTAAAGTATTATGAGTTGAAAAATCCTTAA